The following is a genomic window from Nymphaea colorata isolate Beijing-Zhang1983 chromosome 3, ASM883128v2, whole genome shotgun sequence.
CCTCAGTGAGACTtctcatatttatatattctcTGATCTTTCTGGATGACAATACAGACAACACCActtgaaagaacaaaaactcTTAATTATTGCCTGTAGATGTAGGCAGGCTTGGCGTATAAGCACGTCACATTATACGTTGTGCATTTTATAGAATGGTTTTGTAAGCGCGCGCCTTGATCTGTAATAGGTAAAGGCAAAAACAGATTTCGAAAGTTGAATTTTGTGTGCCTGGAAGGTGAAAGCATTTTCAACAAACTTTACATCTCCACTAACAATTATCTAGTGTGATTCCAAGTCatatactttatatatatgtacattttgGTACGGACGACCCAcgaatatacattttttttgcccgttgatTAAGCTCAGATTCGGGTCCAGTAACAGTTGGCGTAACATAAGCAAGCAAACACAATGAGAAGTGAGAACCTTCTGGTTTTATGCGAAGTAACATCTCAAAGGgagctttttccttttaaaagagGTGTTGGTGTCCTATGAATGAGGTAAACAAAAGTTTGAATACACTCAACCCGGAATGTCAATGGTAAGTTTGCTTGAAATCTCGAAGAATATGATACAACAAGATTGTGTTGGTGTTTTCTTTCGACAACACCATTCCACGGTAGTGTATAAATACAGCTCGGTTCATGAATGACACaagaagagaacgagagaaTGGAGAATTCCTTGTGCCATTGTCACACTTGATCTTTAAGCCGTTTGTTTTACGTTGGGTACTTACGAATTTGAAGAAATGTTGAAGCAACGAGTTGGTTTCATAGTgatatttgatgagaaaaatatCCATACCGCTGGAATGTAATCATCTTTGGTACTTAGAAAGTAATGTGCTCCTATCATAGATGATTCCGAGTATGGTCCCCAGAAATCGAGTTGACCCTTCTTGTTCTACACATTAATTTTTCTCTGTTTACATTCAAAACATAAAAGTGGAATGAAATTGACTGTAATGTTTGTTTTATATCTAAGCAAACTAGCCTAATCTTCTACAGCAGTCATCATGGCTGAAACAAACCGAGGTGAGAACACTGGGTTGAACTGTGGTGTTCTTCTAATTTCTGTAGTAATGTACATCATTTTTCATATTACCTGAGTCAATTTCCGTCTTGGTATCCAGGTCCAGCACAATTCGAAGCAGTAACAAGTTGATTAACAAATATCGTATTGAACTTAAATTCGGATATGCAGTAAATGTCTTTGATGATCAGAAAGTTTGACAcacaagaagagaaggagagaatgGAGCTTCGAAGCAGCAAGAAAAACTCAACTTGCCTCGATGCCAAATGTTCATGGACAAACAGGACAAAGAGTTGACAGAGCAGAGTGTCAAACAGTGCAGCGCAGATGAGACTGAGCAATGGAGATGAAAGAGCGAAACATACTGAGATTATCTGTATTGTACAGCAGACAAATATGGAgtaataaagaaaatattaaccCTTAGTTACATGAATTGCCGTTTACAAATTAATGATATTGCTTTAATAAGCCTAGTAATTTGAATAAAACAGTGATCAATTGGTATCATCATAGATTGCTCTGCGTGCCAAGTTATCATAACTGAAGACCAACCCCGCCTTTGATTCACCATTTTCCATATCCTTACAGCCGTGCCCTTAGTGATTGGAGGGAGTTTGAATGAAATTGAACAATTTCAGTGTGCAGACTTGCCTAAATCAACAAATTGTTTGCTTGCTTATACAATTTACTTGGCTAAAAACAAGCTGAGAACATAGTTTACTCAAAGACCCATGTTTATTACACGGGGATGACACATTCCCAATAGGAAAGTAAGTGACTCGGACTCTATTCCGTTTCATGATTTGCCAAATCTGTGGCCAGATCTCACTTAATCAGATCTCAAACTTAGATTTGGGGGCGGCTTTTGGATCGACACCTTCCTCCAACCCAGTTTtgtcaaaactaggttttatgTGAACTAAGTTTTTTAATGAGATTTGGAAactttggttttttgtttgggtGGCACAtgtaaaacctggttttcaaatAACCTAAAAGGGATCAGCTGTTTTATAAAACcagattttgtcaaaactgagcTCCAGCtggttttcttcaaacccagttttgatggcATCTAAACACTCcgaaaacctggttttaatGCCTTGATTTTTAGATTGAACTGGATATGAGAGAGTTACAATCAGGCCTTTTACAGGGAATTGGTTTGGATCTCTGGGATTCGGATAGGAAACTTGGACCTATTTGATACCAGATCCAGACTAAATAAATCGGTTTTCCAGTTCAACCTACTCTCCCCATGATTTTTAAGTAAGTCTTATTCTTATCCAGCGCCAGGCAACGAACttcacttcaaaatttttgaaaaataaatagttttttgGAAGCGAATCGCCGCGAAGATACGGGAAATATAAATGGACAACTTGAGCACCAAGAAAGGGTGCGCTCGCGAGGGAGAACCGCCTTCTTCCGGAACCTTCTAAATGACGCTGGAGATGGAAGAGGGGGGAGACGGGAGAGGTCTGGTTGGCCGTCTTCTTCTGGAACCTTCTACATATATCCGGAAGTGGAATCTGCACATTACCTTCTCTATAATAAAGCCCCATTAGCTATCAGGTGCGGTACGACCGTAAGCCCAAGACCTGTGTAGCGCTTCTTTCTTCTTCGCCGTTCCAGGTTCCTTTGCGAAACCTTCTTCCACCAAGAATGGCCGGAATGCTAGCACTCAAGAGGGGTGCCTCTCGTTTGAGCCTTCCTTCCATGACGAGGGTCCTCTCGGCCTCCACTTGTCGTGCTTTCAACACCTCTGCTCAGGTGCGTGAGCGTGAGTATGCGGAGGACGACCGCAACCTTGACTTTGATCGCAGGGAGAGGGCGGTCGACCAGCGTCGCGGTGATGGCCCTAGCCTCTTTACCGGTAAGTTTCTCGGTTGTCTTTCTCGTTGAGGCATTTCGTCGAATAGTTTCATATGATATGCTGTCTGGACTCTTGGGAGATTTTCTTGTAGTGCTTTTGGGGCTCTCTTGTGGGATCGCCGAACTAGGGTTGTCTTCGTCTTTTGCCTTTAGTTATCTTTACCTGGCATTGATCTCCCGTTCGTGGGGTTGCCTGTCCTTCCTTTATTTTCGTAATGCTTTTATTTATCTCTTTTGGTTCTTCTAGTTTGTGCTAAATCTCGCTTGGGTTCATCGTCTTTCGGTGGTGGAGTTCCGTTGGGTGTTTCGTTCATTCGTATTTTTCAGTCTATAAAACTTTTCATATAAAACAATTAGTCAGTCCGAATGTCATCGTCTGGTTTAATTCTTCTTGTCTCCCGTTGGCTCTTCTATTTAACTAGAGTTGTGTATATAAGACCCTTTAGAAGTATTTACCTTTTTGAGAAAGGCCCGTTTCTGTTCATGTATTCGcttgaaattgaatcaatagtctttgaggcatttcatcaaatacTTGGTGAAACATGAATCTTGCAGACGTGTTCGATCCCCTCTTTCCACAGAGGAGCCTGAGCCAGGTTCTCAACCTCATGGACCAATTCATAGACAACCCACTGCTCGCTGCCACGCGAGGAGCGACCGGCGGCGCGAGGCGAGGTTGGGACGTAAGGGAGGATGACGATGCCCTTCATCTGAGGATGGACATGCCGGGTCTTGGGAAGGAGCATGTGAAGGTGTACACGGAACAAAACACCCTCGTCATTCGTGGCGAAGCCGAGCCGGAGTCGGAGGGAGAACCGGGGAGGAAGTACAGCAGCCGGATCGACATCCCGGCGAATCTGTACAAACTTGATGGGATCAAGGCGGAGATGAAGAATGGGGTGCTGAAAGTTAAGGTGCCCAGGGTAAAGGAAGAGGAGAGGCATGATGTCGTCCAAGTACAGATCGATTAAAGAGCTTGAGTGAGAGCAGGTCTCTGCTTCTTGTCATCAGGAAAcgcctttgtttttctttccttggtAGTTTTAGATGGTAGCTACGAATCCCGGGAGACATGTTTTGGGTTTTAAGAGGAAGATTTAGGAGACGCTTTTGAAGATGTAAATAAAAATGGAGGTGTGGTCTGGTCTTTGTAGTGTTGCTTTGTTTTGTTGAATCATGAACGGAAAAGCAGCAGCATCCTCTTTCGCACTCGATCGCCATGATGGTCTCTTTCTCTACCCGCGCTATTTATTTGTGTGATGCTGTTGATGGGTCTGCGACTCCGCAACTCGCGCCGCAAGTGTGTGCATCTTCCGTAGCTATCATCCAGTTTACTAATGCGACAATGGACATTTGGTTTATTGAAACCTGCTCGCCGAACTCAAATTTATCAAGAAAATTCAGACAGTAGACGAGCTTCCACATTCCACTTCGTTAGGAGATCTCATATCAAACTCGAGTTTCGACCAATGACCGGTTTTTGAGGTTTGAAATATTTGTGAGAGACGCCCAAGTTTAGGTCAAATAACAAAAGCGCTCTCCCCTCTTCTGTTGGCGGTTTCAGCTTATTGACTGGTGGATCAGACCGGGGTTGATGCAATAAAACACTTTTTCCCCGTTCCTTCGGGCGACTTCCATTTCTTTGATGGGAAATGGGGTAATGTTTCTACTGatgcatatatgaaaatgaacTCTCGAAATTTAAGGTTGCTGGAGCTACCACCATTGCCGCAAAGATATGAATGGCAGCATTTCCTCAGCGTGCTGCTGCCACTGGTCCGAGGCTTCCGACAACGGTTTGCAGAGGGAGAAGGGAGAGATGACTACTGATGATGAATGGTATGTCGACCACTTTCAgtattaagagaaaaaaatgaatcgATGACGATATAGGTGGTAGGGTGATCATTGGAGAGCAGACCTCAGGTGTGCTGTTGGGGCCAAAGCTAAGTTGCCACGGAGTCTTCACAGATTCAACACGATTATTGCACGGATGAAAGTACGATTATCCATTGCCGATTGTGGAATAGTGCAGgcaaaaatattgttttctttcccACTCGAAGAAACTAACAGGTCACTCGAAGAAACTAACAGGTTTTGAGGTTTCAAATTTTAGCATAACACGCTTGAAACTATGAAACAGGAAAGTCCAAAATGtgtaactctttttttttttttttttttttttttttttgtacatagGAGTGGTTTAAAATCACAACTAACTATAACAAGAAGTCGAGCTACACCAATCATATCATCTTCAATTATCGATGCAAATGACCATGTAGATTGGTTACAATGGTCATCCCAAAAGATCTTTGAAAAGTCCATGAAGCAAGAAAATCTGCACACATATTAGTTTCTATGTATGTATGACATAAGACACATTCCCAATCACTTCTCAGCAATTCTTGACACTGTTTTATTATCTGAAATAAAGGATTACGAGGCTGCAGGTCATTTAGAACCTTGTTTACCGCTAACAAGTAATCTAATTCAACATTAACTTTATGAAAGTCACGTTCTCAGGtcaatttcaaaccatgaaaaataacaataagttTAGCATTAGTTATATGACCATAACCCGTCCGATAAGTGAAGTCAAATAATCATTCTTCATTATCATTGCGAAATAAATCACCAGCCGCTAAGTTTCCTGAATTTGTTCTAACAGTCGCATCAACATTCAACTTAACAAAACCCAAGGGAGGTGGTATCTATGCAATGAAGGTTTGACCTTTTCGTTGGGATAATCGAAGTTGGGCCATATGATTTCTGAACTCTCCAACAGAAGGAGCTATgtgaaataaaatatcatcaGGTCAAGAAAAtcctttttcaaataaaactcGATTTCGTCACTGCCAAATATGCCAATAAgcgaagcaaaagaaaatagaccAAGAAATCATATTGTTCACAAAAAAACGATACCTAAAAATATTATTGCTTAGCCAAACCTCCAAAGTAGCTGTATTAAACTCCAACAATTTAGCCCTATGAAGATAGTCAGCCCATATAACTTGAGAAGAACTATAATCTCGGAGGACATGAAGAGTATTTTCTTCAAGAGTACCACACCGAGGACAAACTGCAGTAGTCAAAACATTTCGATGTAAACAAGCAGATCTAATAAGAAGACGATTATGAAATAATAACCAAATAAAGAACTTAACCTCAGGGAAAATATCTAGTTTCCATAGTTTAGACCAGATGTCATGTGTGTGAACACCAACAGTAAGCAATTTATAAgcaaaaaaaacagagaagTTGCAATCTTGccaaaaattcatattttgcTCATCCTGTTGAAGTTGCATAAATAAAAGTTGTTCCCTAATATTGAAGTTGCACAAATGAAAGTTGTTCCCTAATATCAGCTTGCAAAAGCACTAACAACTGCTCACTCCAATTGTTGTTACAAACACAGTCCTTAACATGTTTAGTATGTTCTTCCTCAGACCAATTAACAGTAGAGCGCTCAAGTAAGGACTTATGCCCAAGCCATTTATCTTTCCAAAACAAGCTTGTTGATCTTTCACCTACAATTCGAGCACAACCTTGATGAACAAGAGATTTGGTTGAGATTATATTCCGCGTGTGAGAAGCATTATGTGGTATATGAGCTTGAAGAAAAGAACATCGTTTCAAATACTTGGATCACAAAACTCGAGCCCATAAACCTTCATCCCATCTTCCAATTTCTACCTTAACTTGGCAAGCAAAGCTTTGTTCATATTAGCAGACTTACGAATACCAAGTCCTCCTTTATCTTTTGCACTACACACAGTGTCTTAATTCAGCAAATGAACTCTCCTTTTCTCTGTCGttgatccaaaagaaaaaatctctattCAAACTATCAATTTCACTGGCAATTTAGTAGTTTGCATAGTATAAACTGCAATCGAACTAGTCACAGATTGTACTAAGGTGGCACGACCAGAGTTGGAAAGCCTTTCAAGAAAACAATCGCTTGCTAACCTTGTCAAGAAGTTGAGAATAAATATTTCTATTAACACGATTGGTATGTAGTGACACCCCTATATAACGGCCAAGGTCAGTGTTGTGATGCATACTGGAACTCTCTTGAATACTTTGAACAACATCTTCATGAACATTAGGGAAAGTATAAAATAGAGATTTAAATAAATTCACCTTCTGTctagaaaagaagcaaaatttaTTAAGACAGTCCATTATAGTCTTACATTGCTCCACTGTAGCCTCACccataaaaatcaaatgatcaacaaagaaaatgtgTAACTTTGCTTTTTAGTTTTATCACCCAACCATGTGTAAGAGATTTCCTAGCCGCAGCCATAGTTTGGCAAACTTGTAGAAGAATTGCTCAACTCAACTCGTATTTCTAAAAACCTGGCCACGATTCAAGGTTGGTGCTATTTGCCCGTGACTTGGTTCGACTCGGTCTTGACTCGTCTCATTTTCAGCTGCAGTAATTTATATTATAGTTATTTAAAACTTGATCCAATTAATGAGTCAACTCGCTAACCTGGTGACCAGGTCGGTTAAAACCAACTGCGACTTAACTGGATCGGCCGAAAATTCTCTTTTAATGTGGTTTTGATCCTAGAGTTGGCTTCCTAATCACAAAAGAGCCACGCCGCCGGAGTGCGGGGAGATTCTTGCAGAGTAAGCAGGATATTTTTGTACAGTTTGTTAGGTATCATGGTTGATAAAATATGTTGAGATGAGAAACTCTTGCGGCCGTGAAAGCTGTACAAGTCTGGAACTTGTGATATGTCCAGATCGGCCACAATGGTTGATCGTCCTAACTGTTTTCTTGTTGGCATCGACATTAACATGGTATTAACAGAGACCTGACATCCGgaaagataaataaatatgaGCGAGGGTTATACCAGCTTTCTGATTCGTCAGGGGCTTTAATCGCCATAAATTTGGGTCCGGATTCACACAGAAAATTGTTGTTCATCCAGCCGTCGAGAACAAAATTCACATTGTAATTTGGAAAACGTTTATATCTTGAAGAACAATGGtgacaaagattttttttaaaaaaaatcgatTAAACATTTGGAGAAAGTTTGGTTGCCGCAGAGAGCAGCAACCGCGTCTTCTTTACATTCCCAACCGATCGAGCCAGATCTCGAAGCTGTTCATACCACTGAAGAGGCCTTATCTGAGTACGTCTTTGTCTTTCTCAGCCCTTTCTAGCTGGTATGAAAGTAAGCAGATAAATATATTAATAGAAGCAATGGTTTTTCCAACCGCACGTTGATTTGTTCTACATCCTAAAGGAAAAATATGTGGACCAGCaatttcttcaacatttttttcaagttggaGCTTATCGAGGATTACGTCAGTTGATGGCAATTGGATAGGACAAATTGGATTATGAAGGGGTAAAAGGCACGACCATGGAGAAAATTGCAGATTTATAGCTACATTATATCGAGGAAGAGTTTCATTCTCCCCGCCAGATAGATTCAAGTAGAAAAGTAAGACGGTTGGCAGACGCCTGAGTGCGGGGAGATTCTTGCATATAGTCTGCTTTCTGCAACTGTGGGTCTTGAAATTcctacaaaaagaaacaaaa
Proteins encoded in this region:
- the LOC116249814 gene encoding small heat shock protein, chloroplastic, whose amino-acid sequence is MAGMLALKRGASRLSLPSMTRVLSASTCRAFNTSAQVREREYAEDDRNLDFDRRERAVDQRRGDGPSLFTDVFDPLFPQRSLSQVLNLMDQFIDNPLLAATRGATGGARRGWDVREDDDALHLRMDMPGLGKEHVKVYTEQNTLVIRGEAEPESEGEPGRKYSSRIDIPANLYKLDGIKAEMKNGVLKVKVPRVKEEERHDVVQVQID